In the Chloroherpetonaceae bacterium genome, one interval contains:
- a CDS encoding DUF2905 domain-containing protein: MSELGKVLILLGAFLLLLGVLFYFVPKVPLFEWLGRLPLDFKIERENFTFYFPLGTSILLSILLSALLYLARKIFS, encoded by the coding sequence ATGTCAGAGCTTGGCAAAGTTTTGATCCTTCTTGGTGCATTTTTGCTGCTTTTGGGCGTGCTTTTTTACTTTGTCCCGAAAGTTCCTCTTTTCGAGTGGCTCGGTCGCCTGCCCTTAGACTTCAAGATTGAGCGCGAAAACTTCACCTTTTACTTTCCACTGGGTACCTCCATTCTGCTTTCCATTTTGCTTTCCGCCTTGCTTTACCTTGCTCGAAAGATTTTCTCATAG
- the secG gene encoding preprotein translocase subunit SecG yields the protein MLHTIVVILTILVSILLILVVLMQSSRGSGLAGAFGIGMGAQQVLGVRRTADILSRTTTYLAATFMILCVIAEFTTRASKEKEPEESVIQKAAPKTMPTLPTLPSTSSLPKEKGSESAAGKSDTAK from the coding sequence ATGCTGCACACAATTGTTGTGATTCTAACGATTTTGGTATCTATCCTGCTTATTTTGGTCGTATTGATGCAAAGTAGCAGAGGGTCAGGGTTAGCTGGGGCATTTGGGATTGGAATGGGAGCGCAGCAGGTTTTGGGGGTGCGGCGCACCGCAGATATTTTAAGCCGCACCACAACCTATCTTGCAGCGACTTTTATGATTCTCTGCGTAATTGCAGAGTTTACCACGCGTGCAAGCAAGGAGAAAGAGCCAGAGGAGAGTGTTATTCAGAAAGCGGCTCCAAAGACGATGCCTACCTTACCGACACTGCCCTCGACCAGCTCGCTCCCGAAGGAAAAGGGAAGCGAATCGGCGGCAGGAAAGAGTGACACGGCTAAGTAG
- a CDS encoding dipeptidase → MRRFILLCCLFHFLLQAVLSAQPVVFKHTVTSQNLTANYTTLSHPATDQRPNALLFVTTDYGRGQYPAAPIGVWYNSGKWTIFNQDRSPMTRGAQFNVLVLEPSERAFVHQATAKNTSGHITYLDHPLLNGNPKARLLVTQNWQGVYNNSPIGVYYTGQQWAIFNQDLRSMPTGALFNVFVSDELLEIEARAPLDNWCAARHPSLDNQSNLLLFVTQYWTSVYNPSEVGVWYDDDEWRIFNQSQAPMPKGARFFVYATSPSPVTAVPPSLPLGPQDPRERLKDPMRDPDPRQRPQPQPQPTLPRSPFPRLTPSDIKRNEPTTAQLRESLERQLRGWVDLHTHPMSHLGFGRKAMHGAPDVGIYVPPGMASCDWHGNATSPAQALANCNPTHGGWGRFDNLCGNYFRAGVISGALDKDFIHNTRNELHPDHHHDGYPNFPYWPHHSSKLHQQMWWEWIKRAYDGGLRVMVALTVNSELLAALLDGDRPYDDESVAVRQIAETKKFVEQHSDFMEIAYSAEQLRDIVRRGKLAVVLGMEMDRWSLSYAIDRPPAANVVVSVGGSSQPPTKYIPAPVQKQWRHEYRPDLRAYVRNLVQRWYNMGIRYVFPVHLVDNEFSGAAVYDVLFSFANCYTNGYHFLLESSSDRNLGYDMRRQISGFRDAIGRLRDAPGRPRFVDGLLNTSAELERKAEHFSTGRHVNTLGLTYLGEIALQEMMSLGMLIDIDHMSEKAQRRAVEIAESIPGGGYPLFMGHNGIRSIGGNERNAPRELVERISRLGGMLGVGTAHATPEQFVRNFQSAWEAMGGRAVAVGTDVNGFELLPHHRRPNTSSESDRFYRDFFSFPYFEGRITDKSGIQGSSRKWDYITEGGVSHYGLMPEFFYDVSLQSGGREVVDNLWQAAEYFAQAWEKCERVKSSVASASIPPSRDVAVATYAPVITHPLCPRHTGGDREFAGRGPRASGSIELRISPDKTQLQAVVTLQVQEWDEPSGRPGDTRGEGSWIIELASAPPGMYFDYITVPYTTTMRFDRVLRGGGRTEFLGAGEPDGEEHSLDFRDGFVERIKIIGDTGGEDVSHDDDCSNDTRITEIRFRPISVRLIPIGVSYSSGRR, encoded by the coding sequence ATGAGACGCTTCATCTTGTTGTGCTGTCTCTTCCACTTCCTGCTGCAAGCTGTGCTGTCTGCGCAGCCCGTTGTGTTTAAGCACACGGTTACATCGCAAAACCTCACGGCTAACTACACTACGCTCTCTCACCCCGCTACTGACCAACGCCCTAATGCGCTGCTTTTTGTCACCACAGACTATGGCAGAGGACAGTATCCCGCTGCTCCCATTGGTGTGTGGTATAACAGTGGCAAGTGGACTATCTTCAATCAAGACAGAAGTCCAATGACTCGTGGTGCGCAGTTCAACGTGCTTGTCCTCGAGCCGAGTGAGCGTGCCTTTGTGCATCAAGCCACTGCGAAGAACACCTCTGGGCATATTACTTACTTGGATCACCCACTCCTCAATGGGAATCCCAAAGCCCGCCTCCTCGTAACCCAAAACTGGCAAGGGGTCTATAACAATAGCCCAATCGGTGTCTACTACACGGGTCAGCAATGGGCAATCTTTAATCAAGACCTTCGCTCTATGCCCACAGGGGCACTGTTCAATGTGTTTGTTTCAGACGAACTTCTCGAAATCGAAGCCAGAGCACCTCTTGACAACTGGTGTGCCGCTCGTCATCCTTCACTCGATAACCAATCGAATTTGCTGCTGTTTGTTACCCAATACTGGACATCAGTCTACAACCCAAGCGAAGTTGGGGTGTGGTATGACGATGATGAGTGGCGCATTTTTAACCAAAGCCAAGCACCGATGCCGAAGGGCGCACGGTTTTTCGTCTATGCGACCTCGCCTTCGCCCGTTACGGCTGTGCCGCCCTCTTTACCGCTCGGTCCACAAGACCCCAGAGAGCGACTGAAAGACCCTATGCGCGACCCTGACCCGCGTCAGCGTCCACAACCCCAGCCGCAGCCTACTCTTCCGCGCTCCCCATTCCCTCGTTTAACTCCGAGCGACATTAAGCGCAATGAACCTACGACGGCGCAGCTACGAGAGTCGCTAGAGCGTCAGCTTCGTGGATGGGTTGATTTGCATACGCATCCAATGAGTCACTTGGGCTTTGGTCGAAAAGCGATGCATGGTGCGCCAGATGTTGGAATTTATGTTCCACCAGGTATGGCAAGTTGCGACTGGCACGGCAATGCGACATCGCCTGCTCAAGCGCTCGCTAACTGCAACCCTACACACGGCGGATGGGGTCGTTTCGATAATCTTTGCGGCAATTACTTCCGCGCAGGTGTTATCAGCGGGGCTCTCGATAAAGACTTCATTCACAATACACGTAATGAGCTCCATCCTGACCATCACCATGACGGTTATCCTAACTTTCCTTACTGGCCACACCATAGCTCCAAGCTACACCAGCAAATGTGGTGGGAGTGGATAAAGCGCGCCTATGATGGTGGCTTGCGGGTCATGGTCGCACTGACTGTCAACAGTGAGCTTTTAGCTGCTTTACTCGATGGTGACCGACCCTATGACGATGAATCTGTTGCGGTGCGGCAAATTGCAGAGACAAAGAAGTTTGTCGAGCAGCACAGTGACTTTATGGAAATCGCTTACTCCGCTGAGCAGCTGCGAGACATAGTAAGAAGGGGCAAATTAGCGGTGGTCTTAGGTATGGAGATGGATAGATGGTCTCTTAGCTACGCCATAGATAGACCGCCAGCTGCGAACGTGGTTGTCAGCGTAGGCGGTAGCAGTCAACCACCTACCAAGTACATTCCTGCTCCTGTTCAGAAGCAGTGGAGGCATGAGTATAGGCCTGACCTTAGAGCATATGTACGAAATCTTGTTCAACGCTGGTACAATATGGGCATACGTTATGTCTTCCCTGTCCATTTAGTCGATAATGAGTTTAGCGGTGCAGCGGTCTATGATGTTCTGTTTAGCTTCGCTAATTGCTATACCAATGGTTATCACTTTCTTCTCGAGTCAAGTTCCGATCGAAATCTTGGCTATGATATGCGACGTCAAATTAGTGGTTTCCGCGACGCAATAGGAAGGCTAAGAGACGCTCCAGGCAGGCCTAGATTTGTAGACGGCCTCTTAAACACCTCTGCTGAGCTGGAACGCAAAGCCGAACACTTCAGCACTGGTAGGCATGTCAATACACTTGGGCTCACTTACTTAGGAGAAATTGCGCTCCAAGAGATGATGAGCTTAGGCATGCTGATTGATATTGACCATATGTCTGAGAAAGCTCAGCGGCGTGCAGTGGAAATTGCGGAAAGCATCCCGGGTGGCGGATATCCCCTCTTTATGGGACACAATGGTATCCGCTCCATCGGTGGCAATGAGCGCAATGCACCACGTGAACTTGTTGAGCGGATTAGTCGGCTTGGCGGTATGCTTGGTGTGGGGACCGCCCATGCTACACCAGAGCAATTTGTGCGTAACTTCCAGTCTGCTTGGGAAGCAATGGGCGGACGTGCTGTAGCGGTTGGCACTGATGTCAATGGGTTCGAGCTGTTACCCCATCATAGACGCCCCAATACGAGTAGTGAAAGTGATCGCTTTTACAGAGACTTTTTCAGCTTTCCATACTTTGAGGGTCGCATCACGGACAAGAGTGGCATTCAAGGTAGCTCACGCAAGTGGGATTACATCACAGAAGGAGGGGTCTCCCATTACGGGCTGATGCCAGAATTTTTCTACGACGTTAGTCTTCAATCAGGAGGCAGGGAAGTGGTCGATAATCTCTGGCAAGCGGCTGAATATTTTGCCCAAGCGTGGGAAAAGTGTGAGCGTGTCAAAAGTAGCGTAGCCAGTGCCTCTATTCCGCCAAGCCGTGATGTAGCCGTTGCAACTTACGCTCCAGTCATCACTCACCCCTTATGCCCACGGCATACTGGTGGAGACCGTGAATTTGCCGGTCGTGGTCCTCGTGCGAGCGGCTCTATTGAGCTTCGAATCAGTCCTGATAAGACGCAGCTGCAGGCTGTTGTGACGCTCCAAGTTCAAGAGTGGGATGAGCCCAGTGGGCGCCCTGGAGATACGCGTGGCGAGGGGAGCTGGATTATAGAATTGGCTTCTGCACCTCCAGGTATGTACTTTGACTACATTACCGTGCCATACACCACCACTATGCGGTTCGATAGAGTCCTTCGTGGGGGCGGTCGCACCGAATTTTTGGGCGCAGGCGAGCCCGACGGTGAGGAGCATAGTCTTGACTTTCGCGATGGCTTCGTTGAAAGGATTAAAATCATTGGTGACACAGGCGGGGAGGATGTATCGCATGATGACGATTGCAGCAACGATACCCGCATCACTGAGATTCGGTTTAGACCGATTTCAGTTCGCTTGATTCCTATTGGAGTATCCTACAGCAGCGGACGCCGCTAA